The DNA window GATGCAGCGTGTCGAAAACTGCTTCCGCAATGAGTTTCCCGGTCGCCAGATCCCAGCGTTTCATCACGCCGTTGAAGTCGCCCGTTACCAGCTCGTCGACTTGCGGAGAAATGGCCACGGCGAACACGCCCTGTTCGTGTCCCACAAATTCACGCACCCGCTTGCCATCGGTCGTGGACCACAGACGAACGCCATGATCGGCTCCGACAGTCGCCACAAAGCGGCCGTCCTGGCTGATGGCCATGTTGCGAATCCAGCCGTCGTGCGCCTGTTCGTGCGACCAGACGGGCTTCGCTTCCTTGTCAGCGTACGGCCACGCGGTCAGCTGCCCCCAGGAGTCGGCCGTAATCAACAAGCCCCCGGAGGGAACGAACCCGACACTGGTCGTCCAGCCATGGTGGCCGAGCAAGGGCGCCATTTCGACCGGTTCTTCGCCGGAAAAATCCCAGCGGCGCACGGCCGCATCATAGCAGCCTCCCGCCAGCACTTTGCCGCAAGGGCTGAATCGGGCATGGCAGATCTGGCGATCTGTCTCGAGGGTTTTCTGTTCCTGCGGCTGCGTCGCGGGGGCGGTCTTGGCGTTCATGGTTATTTTTTCCTCTTGGGTTAAAAGAGGAGCCCGGGAATCAATGGCAAATGCGAGCCAGGAAGCGGATCAGCTTAAAAGTTCTTTGACGGGACCGTAATCATCATGGGCGATCGGCAGGGGCT is part of the Lignipirellula cremea genome and encodes:
- a CDS encoding WD40 repeat domain-containing protein codes for the protein MNAKTAPATQPQEQKTLETDRQICHARFSPCGKVLAGGCYDAAVRRWDFSGEEPVEMAPLLGHHGWTTSVGFVPSGGLLITADSWGQLTAWPYADKEAKPVWSHEQAHDGWIRNMAISQDGRFVATVGADHGVRLWSTTDGKRVREFVGHEQGVFAVAISPQVDELVTGDFNGVMKRWDLATGKLIAEAVFDTLHLTKVDAAVTGLRILHYHDSDTLLCAGSEPSTTGRMIGVPAVYFIDRKTLKLQRKVLLGETKDGYVFDLAWLADAGKYLIATSGQPGSGKLIVLAADAEKPEFENTKVSNLRTIALHPDQHQLAVISTNKGSQGNGTKLDEDGNYIGNTSPIALFQV